A region of Ornithorhynchus anatinus isolate Pmale09 chromosome 5, mOrnAna1.pri.v4, whole genome shotgun sequence DNA encodes the following proteins:
- the PLEKHO2 gene encoding pleckstrin homology domain-containing family O member 2 — protein sequence MEEGVKESGEEARGARNADKVGWVKKSSGGLLGIWKDRYLLLCKAQLLVCENEDEQKCLETVELGSYERCQDLRALLKRKHRFILIRSPGNKQVHDLKFQAATGEEKELWIKALNDGINKGKNKAFDEVKVDQSCALEHVTRDRVKGGQRRRPPTRFHLKEVANAVSDGLLRLDLDVPDSGPPSPTPVSDGDGTVSPPREIPKPPTKPLPGPEKPVAEEGAQPPAPETLRDDLGGGGPGAQEAEGQTGGGPVPPEGDSKEATAEAGQGPRLPPVPPPKILSDKLKVSWENTPPEPSVPAGSEATGPNGPEVPAEAGPKEPGKPPTPPPKILSEKLKQSMRRSHNSSLDSGPPEPAAPSDPQAPDDRGNCSPVSLDASDGAEPGPAPETRGAAGERSPEVPRPKEETRPPASPKTDGPAPARCASLSDLLSESGQGLGSRGDLHPLARMERKVASEREKTELLLNRVLREAASEPEGNGAPVNAKVLLNQAAEQLRQATQVLQEIKGLGELNKEPRGRGGDRKQERKDLVTLYRRSVP from the exons GATGAGCAGAAGTGCCTGGAGACGGTGGAGCTGGGCAGTTACGAGCGGTGCCAGGACCTGCGGGCCCTCTTGAAGCGGAAGCACCGGTTCATCCTCATCCGGTCTCCCGGGAACAAG CAGGTTCATGACCTCAAGTTCCAGGCTGCGACCGGAGAGGAGAAGGAACTGTGGATCAAAGCCCTCAACGATGGCATCAACAAGGGCAAAAACAAGGCGTTCGACGAG GTGAAGGTGGACCAGAGCTGTGCCCTCGAGCATGTGACCAGAGACCGGGTCAAAGGGGGCCAACGCCGTCGGCCGCCCACCCGCTTCCATCTGAAGGAG GTCGCCAACGCGGTATCGGACGGGCTATTGAGGCTGGACCTCGACGTGCCGGACAGCGGCccaccctccccgaccccggTGTCCGACGGCGACGGCACCGTCTCACCCCCCAGGGAGATCCCCAAGCCTCCGACCAAGCCCCTTCCCGGGCCCGAGAAGCCCGTGGCGGAGGAGGGGGCCCAACCGCCGGCCCCGGAGACGCTCCGGGACGACCTGGGGGGCGGCGGCCCCGGAGCGCAGGAGGCCGAGGGCCAGACCGGAGGGGGCCCGGTACCCCCGGAgggggacagcaaggaggctacgGCGGAAGCGGGTCAGGGGCCCAGGCTacccccggtccctccccccaAGATCCTCTCGGACAAACTGAAAGTGAGCTGGGAAAACACCCCGCCGGAACCTTCTGTTCCCGCCGGCTCGGAAGCCACCGGACCCAACGGTCCGGAGGTTCCCGCTGAGGCTGGGCCTAAGGAGCCTGGGAagccgcccaccccgccccccaagaTCCTGTCAGAGAAACTAAAGCAGTCCATGCGCAGGAGCCACAACTCGAGCCTGGACTCTGGTCCGCCGGAGCCCGCGGCCCCCAgtgacccccaggccccagacGACAGAGGGAACTGCTCCCCGGTCAGTTTGGACGCGTCGGACGGGGCCGAGCCCGGGCCGGCGCCGGAGACCCGCGGAGCCGCTGGGGAACGGAGCCCGGAGGTCCCTCGGCCGAAAGAGGAGACACGGCCGCCGGCCTCCCCGAAGACGgacgggccggccccggcccgctgcgCCTCCCTCAGCGACCTGCTGTCCGAGAGCGGCCAGGGGCTGGGAAGCCGGGGGGACCTGCACCCCCTGgccaggatggagaggaaggtggccTCCGAGCGGGAGAAGACGGAGCTGCTGCTGAACCGGGTCTTGCGCGAGGCGGCGTCGGAGCCAGAGGGGAACGGGGCCCCGGTCAATGCCAAGGTGTTGCTCAACCAGGCCGCGGAGCAGTTGAGGCAGGCCACCCAGGTCTTACAGGAAATCAAGGGCTTAGGGGAACTGAACAAGGAACCCCGGGGGCGCGGCGGGGACCGGAAGCAGGAGCGAAAGGACTTGGTGACCCTGTACAGGAGAAGCGTTCCCTGA